One Agrobacterium vaccinii DNA window includes the following coding sequences:
- a CDS encoding RlmE family RNA methyltransferase — protein MSKAPTSTNRTGRKIGQKVKKAKLKPSSRRWIERHINDPYVQRAKLEGYRARAAFKLLEINDKHQILKDARRIIDLGAAPGSWSQIAAKVTDSTEDDIRVAAIDFLELDPIPGVKILHLDFLDPSAPDLLIESVGGTPDLVLSDMAAPTTGHQKTDHIRTMHLCEVAADFAVQVLAEGGHFLAKTFQGGTEKALLDMLKQNFKQVIHIKPASSRSESVEMFLLAKHFKGRKPAPVAAEDDK, from the coding sequence ATGAGCAAGGCGCCCACGAGTACCAACCGTACCGGACGCAAGATCGGGCAGAAGGTGAAGAAGGCAAAGCTGAAGCCTTCGTCCCGCCGCTGGATCGAGCGTCACATCAACGACCCCTATGTGCAGCGGGCAAAGCTCGAGGGCTATCGCGCGCGAGCGGCTTTCAAGCTGCTGGAAATCAACGACAAGCATCAGATTTTGAAGGATGCGCGCCGCATCATCGATCTGGGGGCAGCCCCCGGCAGCTGGTCGCAGATTGCGGCCAAGGTAACGGATTCGACTGAAGACGACATCCGCGTCGCCGCCATCGACTTCCTCGAGCTTGACCCCATTCCCGGCGTCAAGATCCTGCATCTCGACTTTCTCGACCCAAGCGCGCCAGACCTGTTGATCGAATCTGTCGGTGGCACGCCGGATCTCGTTTTGTCGGATATGGCAGCGCCGACCACCGGCCACCAGAAGACCGACCATATTCGCACGATGCATCTTTGCGAAGTGGCGGCGGATTTTGCCGTGCAGGTGTTGGCAGAAGGCGGTCACTTCCTGGCCAAGACCTTCCAGGGCGGTACCGAAAAAGCGCTGCTGGATATGTTGAAGCAGAACTTCAAGCAGGTCATTCATATCAAACCTGCTTCGTCACGCTCCGAGTCCGTCGAAATGTTCCTGCTGGCCAAGCACTTCAAGGGCCGCAAGCCAGCGCCGGTCGCCGCCGAAGACGACAAATAG
- a CDS encoding MFS transporter, translating to MNRIIPLILAVALFMEQMDSTVIATSLPAIAADLHVGPITLKLALTAYMVALAIFIPISGWMADKYGAKKIFRIAIAIFVVGSICCAISSSVVEFVVSRFLQGMGGAMMTPVGRLVLLRTTKRSDLVSAMALLTIPGLVGPLTGPPIGGFITTYFSWHWIFLINVPIGVIGIWLATIFLPEIETTSPPPMDTKGFILSGIAASGVVFGVSVVSLPALPPWIGIAATLIGFICGFLYVRHAKGHPSPILDFRIFRNATFRAASVSGTIFRISTGAIPFLMPLMLQIGFGLNPFQSGMITFAGAIGAITTKFMARRVFAATGFKTILIGAGIVGAFTTLANSFFTQQTPYPLIMIFLVTAGFARSFFFTGTNALSYSDIDDSQASQATSMASVLQQISLALGVAFAATILEVSSYVSGSHLQLADFHMAFMIVAIVSLVAIAPLIAMDRSAGAAVSGHRGKASPAE from the coding sequence ATGAACCGCATCATTCCGCTGATCCTCGCCGTCGCTCTCTTCATGGAGCAAATGGACTCGACCGTCATCGCGACATCGCTTCCAGCGATTGCTGCCGACCTTCATGTCGGGCCGATAACGCTCAAGCTCGCTCTGACCGCCTACATGGTGGCGCTGGCCATCTTCATTCCCATCAGCGGCTGGATGGCGGATAAATACGGCGCCAAGAAAATCTTCCGCATCGCCATCGCCATCTTCGTCGTCGGCTCCATCTGCTGTGCGATATCCTCGTCGGTGGTCGAGTTCGTCGTGTCGCGCTTCCTGCAGGGCATGGGCGGCGCCATGATGACGCCGGTTGGCAGGCTGGTGCTGTTGCGTACCACAAAGCGCAGCGATCTGGTCTCGGCCATGGCACTGTTGACGATACCGGGCCTTGTCGGGCCCCTCACCGGCCCGCCCATCGGCGGCTTCATCACCACATATTTTTCCTGGCACTGGATTTTCCTCATCAACGTACCGATCGGCGTCATCGGCATCTGGCTGGCAACCATCTTCCTGCCGGAAATCGAAACGACCAGCCCGCCGCCAATGGATACCAAGGGCTTCATCCTGTCGGGCATCGCTGCATCGGGCGTCGTCTTCGGCGTGTCCGTCGTCAGCCTGCCCGCACTGCCGCCGTGGATCGGCATAGCGGCGACGTTGATCGGTTTCATCTGCGGCTTCCTGTATGTCCGGCATGCCAAGGGGCATCCGTCGCCGATCCTCGACTTCCGTATCTTCCGCAATGCGACGTTCCGCGCGGCTTCCGTCAGCGGCACGATCTTTCGCATTTCGACCGGCGCTATCCCGTTCCTGATGCCGCTGATGTTGCAGATCGGGTTCGGGCTTAACCCGTTCCAGTCGGGCATGATCACCTTTGCAGGCGCCATCGGCGCCATCACCACCAAGTTCATGGCGCGGCGGGTGTTTGCGGCGACGGGCTTCAAGACCATTCTGATCGGCGCGGGCATCGTCGGAGCCTTCACGACGCTGGCCAACTCCTTCTTCACCCAGCAGACCCCCTACCCGCTGATCATGATCTTTCTGGTCACGGCAGGTTTCGCGCGCTCCTTTTTCTTCACCGGAACCAACGCGCTCAGCTATTCGGATATCGACGATTCACAGGCGAGCCAGGCGACATCCATGGCGTCGGTCCTGCAGCAGATCAGCCTCGCGCTCGGCGTCGCCTTTGCCGCCACGATCCTCGAAGTCAGCAGCTATGTCTCGGGGTCGCATCTGCAACTGGCAGATTTCCACATGGCCTTCATGATCGTGGCCATCGTATCGCTTGTCGCCATCGCGCCGCTGATTGCCATGGACCGAAGCGCCGGTGCCGCCGTCTCCGGCCACCGGGGCAAGGCCTCGCCAGCGGAATAG
- a CDS encoding MBL fold metallo-hydrolase: protein MNRRGLFATAGLGALAAPFVLRGTAFAQATQPQTSMKVDHVMPPETNRFKLGNFEILVVKDGARPSGKPNETFGTNQSADAVGELLDKNFLPKDQFVNSFSPALINTGSDLVLFDTGFGESGREAGNGRLLEGLAAAGYKPEDVTVVVLTHMHGDHIGGLMEKGAPAFPKARYVMGQVEYDFWTDAKRVGTPAEGGQKGVLANVKPLAEKATFIGDGATVVPGITSVAAFGHSPGHMIFLVESEGKQLVLTADTANHFVLSLQRPEWEVKFDMDKAAAAASRKKVFDMIATDRLPFLGYHMPFPAVGYAEKQDVGYRFVPKSYQFDI from the coding sequence ATGAACAGGCGCGGGCTTTTCGCCACCGCAGGGCTTGGCGCCCTTGCGGCACCCTTCGTGCTGCGCGGCACCGCATTTGCACAGGCAACCCAGCCACAAACATCCATGAAGGTCGATCACGTCATGCCACCAGAAACAAACCGCTTCAAACTCGGAAATTTTGAAATTCTCGTCGTCAAGGACGGAGCGCGGCCTTCCGGCAAGCCAAACGAGACCTTCGGCACCAACCAGAGCGCTGACGCGGTGGGTGAATTGCTGGACAAGAATTTCCTGCCCAAGGACCAGTTCGTTAACAGCTTCTCGCCTGCGCTGATCAACACCGGCTCCGACCTCGTGTTGTTCGATACTGGCTTCGGCGAAAGCGGTCGCGAGGCTGGCAACGGACGTCTGCTGGAAGGTCTGGCGGCTGCCGGTTACAAGCCGGAAGACGTGACGGTGGTCGTTCTCACGCATATGCACGGCGACCATATTGGCGGGCTGATGGAGAAGGGCGCGCCGGCGTTTCCGAAGGCCAGATACGTCATGGGCCAAGTCGAGTATGATTTCTGGACGGATGCCAAGCGGGTGGGCACACCTGCGGAAGGCGGACAGAAGGGTGTGCTGGCCAACGTCAAGCCGCTGGCGGAAAAAGCAACTTTCATCGGCGATGGCGCAACCGTTGTGCCTGGCATCACCAGCGTTGCCGCTTTCGGTCACTCGCCTGGCCACATGATTTTCCTTGTCGAGTCGGAAGGCAAACAACTGGTGCTGACCGCCGATACTGCCAACCACTTCGTCCTTTCGCTTCAGCGCCCGGAATGGGAAGTAAAGTTCGACATGGACAAGGCCGCAGCCGCTGCCAGCCGCAAGAAGGTGTTCGATATGATCGCCACGGATCGCCTGCCGTTTCTGGGATATCACATGCCATTCCCGGCGGTTGGTTACGCGGAAAAACAGGATGTCGGTTACCGTTTCGTACCGAAATCCTACCAGTTCGACATCTGA
- the guaB gene encoding IMP dehydrogenase, with amino-acid sequence MARIIQTPTGLDALTFDDVLLQPGHSEVMPGQTNIATRIARDIDLNLPILSSAMDTVTEGRLAIAMAQAGGIGVIHRNLTPVEQAEEVRQVKKFESGMVVNPVTIGPDATLAEAQALMKTYSISGIPVVENGGSGGHKSGRLVGILTNRDVRFASDPAQKIYELMTRENLVTVKESSVDQQEARRLLHKHRIEKLVVVDAAGNCVGLVTVKDIEKSQLNPNATKDAQGRLRAAAAISVGADAIERAERLIAAGVDLLVVDTAHGHSQRVLDAVTQVKKMSNSVRIIAGNVATADGTKALIDAGADGVKVGIGPGSICTTRIVAGVGVPQLAAIMSAVEAAQAADIPVIADGGIKFSGDLAKAIAAGASAVMIGSLLAGTDESPGEVFLYQGRSFKAYRGMGSVGAMARGSADRYFQAEVRDTLKLVPEGIEGQVPYKGPVSGVLHQLAGGLKAAMGYVGGSTIKDFQERATFVRISGAGLRESHAHDVTITRESPNYPGAV; translated from the coding sequence ATGGCACGTATTATCCAAACCCCAACCGGTCTTGACGCCCTGACGTTCGACGATGTGCTGCTTCAGCCAGGGCACTCCGAAGTCATGCCCGGCCAGACGAATATCGCCACGCGCATCGCCCGCGATATCGATCTGAACCTGCCGATCCTTTCTTCCGCCATGGACACGGTGACAGAAGGTCGCCTCGCAATTGCCATGGCGCAGGCCGGTGGCATCGGCGTCATTCACCGCAACCTCACCCCCGTCGAGCAGGCCGAGGAAGTACGTCAGGTCAAGAAGTTCGAAAGCGGCATGGTCGTCAACCCTGTGACGATCGGACCGGATGCCACGCTTGCCGAAGCGCAGGCACTGATGAAGACCTACAGCATTTCCGGTATTCCCGTCGTTGAAAATGGTGGTTCCGGTGGTCACAAATCGGGACGCCTCGTCGGCATCCTCACCAACCGCGACGTGCGTTTCGCTTCCGATCCAGCCCAGAAAATTTACGAGCTGATGACCCGCGAAAACCTCGTGACGGTCAAGGAAAGCAGCGTCGATCAGCAGGAAGCCCGACGCCTTCTGCATAAGCACCGCATTGAAAAGCTGGTGGTTGTCGATGCCGCTGGCAATTGCGTTGGCCTTGTCACTGTCAAGGACATCGAAAAGTCGCAGCTGAACCCCAACGCGACCAAGGACGCGCAGGGACGCCTTCGCGCGGCTGCCGCCATCAGCGTTGGTGCAGATGCCATCGAGCGCGCAGAGCGCCTGATTGCAGCCGGTGTCGACCTTCTGGTGGTCGATACGGCTCATGGTCACTCGCAGCGCGTTCTCGATGCCGTGACGCAGGTCAAGAAGATGTCGAACTCGGTTCGCATCATCGCCGGTAACGTCGCAACGGCGGACGGAACGAAGGCACTGATCGATGCGGGCGCGGATGGCGTGAAGGTCGGTATCGGTCCCGGCTCGATCTGCACCACGCGCATCGTCGCAGGCGTTGGCGTTCCACAGCTTGCCGCCATCATGTCGGCGGTTGAAGCAGCACAGGCAGCGGATATTCCCGTTATCGCCGATGGCGGCATCAAGTTCTCGGGCGATCTGGCCAAGGCCATTGCCGCCGGTGCTTCCGCTGTCATGATCGGCTCGCTGCTGGCAGGCACGGATGAAAGCCCGGGCGAAGTGTTCCTCTATCAGGGTCGCTCCTTCAAGGCCTATCGCGGCATGGGCTCCGTTGGCGCCATGGCGCGCGGCTCGGCAGACCGTTACTTCCAGGCGGAAGTGCGCGATACGCTGAAGCTGGTTCCCGAAGGCATCGAAGGCCAGGTCCCCTACAAGGGTCCGGTTTCCGGCGTCCTGCACCAGTTGGCAGGCGGCCTGAAGGCAGCCATGGGTTATGTCGGCGGCAGCACCATCAAGGACTTCCAGGAGCGCGCCACCTTCGTTCGCATTTCCGGTGCAGGCTTGCGCGAAAGCCACGCCCATGACGTAACGATCACCCGCGAAAGCCCGAATTACCCTGGCGCGGTTTAA
- a CDS encoding MAPEG family protein: MSPTTAMFWPMIAHAFLVFGLYVLLFLRRKKFTFTSREAIQRFRDAREESEQSKLVNKNLANQFEMPMLFHAVCLLLYITDADNIATIILAWIFVAGRYAHSYVHVTSNRLRYRAPAFAISLASLILMWGWMIVWLALE; encoded by the coding sequence ATGTCACCGACGACCGCAATGTTCTGGCCCATGATTGCCCACGCTTTCCTGGTTTTCGGTCTCTACGTGCTGCTTTTCCTGCGTCGAAAAAAGTTCACCTTCACCAGCCGCGAGGCCATCCAGCGTTTTCGCGATGCGCGTGAGGAGTCCGAGCAGAGCAAGCTGGTCAACAAGAACCTCGCCAACCAGTTCGAAATGCCGATGCTGTTTCATGCGGTGTGCCTGCTGCTTTACATCACCGATGCCGACAATATCGCCACTATCATTCTGGCGTGGATTTTCGTGGCGGGGCGTTATGCGCATTCCTACGTGCACGTGACCAGCAACCGCCTGCGTTACCGCGCGCCTGCCTTTGCCATCAGCCTCGCGTCGCTGATCCTGATGTGGGGCTGGATGATCGTCTGGCTGGCGCTGGAATAG
- a CDS encoding dienelactone hydrolase family protein translates to MTDKPKITQAMIDAYDEYTHLSLDRRKFMEKLSLLAGSGAAAAVIAPMLAASGAQAAIVPETDDRLTTENVSYPGTKGEMKGYLVTPKTASAPLGSVIVIHENRGLNEHIRDVARRMALDGFIALAPDFLSPQGGTPADEDKAREMFSGLDMAATVADAEATRVWLSKREGANGKVGAVGFCWGGGLVNRLATKSEGLNAGVAYYGAQPPAEDVPAIKAPLLLHYAGLDERINAGIDAYRKALETNGKTFEIFVYDGVNHAFNNDTSSARYDKKAADLAWGRTVDFFRKNLG, encoded by the coding sequence ATGACCGATAAGCCGAAGATTACGCAGGCAATGATCGATGCCTATGACGAATACACCCATCTCAGCCTCGACCGCCGCAAATTCATGGAAAAGCTGTCACTGCTGGCAGGTTCCGGGGCTGCTGCCGCTGTTATCGCGCCCATGCTGGCGGCAAGCGGTGCGCAAGCGGCCATCGTTCCCGAAACAGACGACCGTCTGACGACGGAAAACGTGAGCTATCCCGGCACAAAGGGTGAGATGAAGGGCTATCTTGTCACGCCCAAGACCGCGTCCGCGCCGCTCGGCTCCGTCATCGTCATCCACGAAAACCGAGGCCTCAACGAACATATTCGCGATGTCGCACGCCGGATGGCTCTGGACGGTTTTATAGCGCTTGCGCCTGATTTTCTGTCGCCGCAGGGCGGCACGCCAGCCGACGAAGACAAGGCACGTGAAATGTTCAGTGGTCTGGATATGGCCGCCACTGTTGCCGATGCGGAGGCCACGCGCGTGTGGTTATCCAAGCGTGAGGGTGCCAATGGCAAAGTCGGAGCTGTCGGCTTCTGCTGGGGCGGCGGCCTCGTCAACCGCCTCGCCACGAAGTCTGAAGGCCTCAATGCCGGTGTCGCCTATTACGGCGCCCAGCCCCCGGCAGAAGACGTCCCCGCCATCAAGGCGCCCCTGCTTCTGCACTATGCCGGTCTGGACGAGCGCATCAATGCTGGGATCGACGCCTATCGCAAGGCGCTGGAAACCAATGGCAAGACATTCGAGATCTTCGTCTATGACGGCGTCAACCATGCGTTCAACAACGACACGTCCAGTGCGCGCTATGACAAGAAGGCTGCGGACCTGGCGTGGGGCCGGACGGTGGATTTCTTTCGTAAGAATTTGGGGTGA
- a CDS encoding LysR substrate-binding domain-containing protein, translated as MSAPLDIDQLHTFIAIVDTGSFTKAADRVFKTQSAVSMQMRRLEERLGKQLFAKDGRGNRLTAEGEKLMHYARRIIRLNNEAVAAFDDNRLEGTLRIGTPDDYADRYMPEIIGRFAKTHPNVELYIVCEPSVSLAEKMGRGELDIALVTHNPRARASDIVRTEPLCWVASANHPLRDDVPVPLAVGRRDCQWRQLAASALDADGRDYQVLFTSWSSTVIAAAVLAGMAVSVLPESTLRTGMKVLTSADGFPPLPPVQIGLMKRPGLSPSLINAITDHITACLDNISLASPPDELDEDIKQFPKLARVRTGQLAPGW; from the coding sequence ATGTCCGCACCACTCGACATCGATCAGTTGCATACCTTTATCGCCATCGTCGATACGGGAAGCTTTACCAAGGCGGCAGACCGGGTCTTCAAGACGCAATCCGCCGTCTCCATGCAGATGCGACGGCTGGAGGAGCGGCTGGGCAAGCAGCTTTTCGCCAAGGACGGGCGCGGCAACCGGCTGACGGCAGAGGGCGAAAAGCTGATGCATTATGCCCGCCGTATCATCCGCCTCAACAACGAAGCCGTAGCCGCCTTCGATGATAACAGGCTGGAAGGTACGCTGCGCATCGGCACGCCGGATGATTATGCGGACCGCTACATGCCCGAGATCATCGGTCGTTTTGCCAAGACCCATCCGAATGTCGAGCTCTATATCGTCTGCGAGCCATCGGTCAGCCTTGCGGAGAAAATGGGCCGCGGCGAACTCGATATCGCGCTCGTAACCCATAACCCCCGCGCCCGCGCTTCAGACATCGTCCGCACGGAGCCTCTCTGCTGGGTGGCATCCGCCAACCATCCGCTGCGGGACGATGTACCCGTACCGCTGGCCGTGGGACGGCGCGATTGCCAGTGGCGTCAACTGGCCGCCTCTGCGCTCGATGCGGATGGACGCGATTATCAGGTTCTGTTCACGAGTTGGTCGTCGACCGTCATCGCCGCTGCCGTTCTGGCTGGCATGGCAGTCTCTGTCCTGCCGGAATCGACCCTTCGAACCGGCATGAAGGTGCTGACATCTGCTGATGGCTTCCCGCCTTTGCCGCCCGTGCAAATCGGCCTGATGAAGCGACCCGGTCTGTCACCGTCGCTCATCAACGCCATCACCGACCACATTACCGCGTGTCTAGACAACATCTCGCTGGCATCACCGCCGGATGAGCTGGATGAGGATATCAAGCAGTTTCCGAAACTGGCGCGGGTGAGGACGGGGCAGTTGGCGCCGGGGTGGTAG
- a CDS encoding DUF1127 domain-containing protein, which produces MRTAERKMELGFLAPRATSFEAATMGAVKGFVTFLRRIGNRVQANRLLEMDDHQLADIGLTRGELKNALDTGLMDDPTTQLARCARMAAARAL; this is translated from the coding sequence ATGCGCACGGCAGAACGGAAAATGGAACTGGGTTTTCTCGCACCACGGGCTACCTCCTTCGAGGCAGCGACGATGGGCGCGGTGAAAGGTTTCGTGACGTTTCTGCGCCGCATTGGCAATCGCGTGCAGGCCAATCGTCTTCTCGAGATGGATGACCATCAACTCGCGGATATCGGTCTGACCCGGGGCGAGCTCAAGAATGCGCTGGACACCGGCCTCATGGACGACCCAACGACGCAGCTTGCACGTTGCGCCAGAATGGCAGCGGCGCGCGCCCTGTAG
- a CDS encoding glutamate--cysteine ligase — protein MARDTTDQTPISSAQELTDYLAEGCKPVEKFRIGTEHEKFAFFKGDNTPVPYFGDASISALLKGMQDKLGWEPIIDEGNIIGLGEPNGMGAISIEPGGQFELSGAPLETLHETCKESNRHLAMLREIAEPMGIRFLGIGGSPLWTLDETPQMPKSRYAIMTRYMPKVGTQGLDMMYRTCTIQVNLDFSSEDDMRRKMRASMKLQSLATALFASSPFTEGKPNGLLSWRGDIWRDTDNRRSGVLPFTFDADFGFRHYVEWALDAPMYFIVRDGKYRDCTDITFRQFMAGALKGQIAEWQPNLGDWTNHLSTLFPDVRLKRFLEMRGADGGPWRRICALPAFWVGLLYDDAALTAADELTANWTVEDVIAMRDTVPAQGLKAKVAGHDLLDIARETMSISRTGLQNRKRLNDDGQDESVFLNPLDEVLAKKTTMAEDLLALYNGRWNGSVLPVFDEYQY, from the coding sequence ATGGCCCGCGATACCACCGACCAGACACCCATTTCCTCCGCACAGGAATTGACAGACTATCTGGCGGAGGGTTGCAAACCGGTGGAGAAGTTCCGCATCGGGACGGAGCACGAGAAGTTCGCCTTCTTCAAGGGTGACAACACGCCTGTTCCCTATTTCGGCGATGCCAGCATCTCCGCTTTGCTGAAGGGCATGCAGGACAAGCTTGGCTGGGAACCGATCATCGATGAGGGCAACATCATCGGCCTTGGCGAGCCCAATGGCATGGGTGCCATTTCCATCGAGCCCGGCGGCCAGTTCGAGCTGTCAGGCGCGCCGCTGGAAACGCTGCACGAGACCTGTAAGGAATCCAACCGGCATCTGGCAATGCTGCGCGAGATTGCCGAGCCGATGGGCATCCGCTTTCTCGGCATCGGCGGCAGCCCGCTGTGGACGCTCGATGAAACCCCGCAGATGCCGAAATCCCGCTACGCCATCATGACCCGCTACATGCCCAAGGTCGGCACGCAGGGTCTGGATATGATGTACCGCACCTGCACCATTCAGGTGAACCTCGACTTTTCATCGGAAGACGACATGCGCCGCAAGATGCGCGCGTCGATGAAGTTGCAATCGCTCGCCACCGCGCTGTTTGCCTCCTCCCCCTTCACCGAGGGCAAGCCGAACGGACTCCTGTCCTGGCGCGGCGATATCTGGCGTGACACCGACAACCGACGCTCCGGCGTGCTGCCCTTCACCTTCGACGCGGATTTCGGTTTCCGCCATTATGTCGAATGGGCCCTGGACGCACCGATGTATTTCATCGTTCGCGATGGCAAATACCGCGATTGTACCGACATCACTTTCCGCCAGTTCATGGCTGGCGCGTTGAAGGGCCAGATTGCCGAATGGCAACCCAATCTGGGTGACTGGACCAACCATCTGTCGACACTGTTCCCGGATGTGCGCCTGAAGCGCTTTCTGGAAATGCGCGGCGCCGATGGCGGCCCATGGCGCCGTATCTGTGCGCTGCCTGCCTTCTGGGTCGGCCTGCTCTATGACGACGCAGCCTTGACCGCAGCCGATGAATTGACCGCGAACTGGACAGTCGAAGATGTCATCGCCATGCGCGATACCGTGCCTGCACAGGGATTGAAGGCAAAAGTGGCTGGCCACGACCTGCTCGACATCGCCCGTGAGACGATGTCCATCTCCCGCACGGGCCTACAGAACCGCAAGCGCCTGAACGACGACGGGCAGGACGAGAGCGTCTTCCTCAATCCGCTGGATGAAGTTCTGGCCAAGAAGACGACGATGGCGGAAGATCTGCTGGCGCTTTACAACGGTCGCTGGAATGGCTCCGTCTTGCCGGTGTTCGACGAATATCAATACTGA
- a CDS encoding 16S rRNA (uracil(1498)-N(3))-methyltransferase → MRANFRMQRLFVTHALVMNGAVEADSDQFNYLANVLRMTDGADILLFNGRDGEWKATLSYPTRKKILLTPTEQTRAQPQKPDLHYLFAPLKTGRMDYLVQKVVEMGAGVLQPVMTQHVQGKITNLDKLRANVIEAAEQCGILSVPDVEEPVKLKDLLETWPADRRIIYCDEGDEGQNPLPILGRITEKQIALLVGPEGGFSEEERAMLRNHPLVTPIPLGPRILRADTAAVAALAVIQATLGDWK, encoded by the coding sequence ATGCGCGCCAATTTTCGAATGCAGCGGCTTTTCGTCACCCACGCCCTTGTGATGAACGGCGCGGTGGAGGCCGATAGCGATCAGTTCAACTATCTCGCCAACGTGCTGCGCATGACCGATGGGGCAGACATACTGCTGTTCAACGGGCGTGATGGCGAATGGAAGGCGACGCTGTCCTACCCCACCCGCAAGAAAATCCTGCTGACACCAACGGAACAAACGCGAGCACAGCCTCAGAAGCCTGACCTTCACTACCTCTTTGCTCCCTTGAAAACGGGCCGCATGGATTATCTCGTGCAAAAGGTCGTGGAAATGGGCGCAGGCGTTCTGCAACCTGTGATGACGCAGCATGTGCAGGGAAAAATCACCAATCTGGACAAGCTGCGCGCAAATGTCATCGAGGCCGCCGAGCAATGTGGCATCCTGTCCGTTCCCGATGTGGAAGAGCCGGTCAAGCTCAAGGACTTGCTGGAGACATGGCCTGCCGACCGCCGCATCATCTATTGCGATGAAGGCGACGAAGGCCAGAACCCGCTGCCCATTCTAGGTCGCATCACCGAAAAGCAGATCGCCCTTCTGGTTGGACCGGAAGGCGGTTTTTCCGAGGAGGAGCGGGCCATGTTGCGCAACCATCCCTTGGTCACGCCCATTCCGCTGGGCCCACGCATTCTGCGGGCGGATACCGCAGCGGTTGCGGCCTTAGCGGTCATTCAGGCCACACTTGGCGACTGGAAATAG